A genome region from Streptomyces pratensis includes the following:
- the sdhC gene encoding succinate dehydrogenase, cytochrome b556 subunit, with amino-acid sequence MPAGTLYRGREGMWSWVAHRVTGVLIFFFLFVHVLDTALVRVSPEAYDDVVATYKTPLVALLEYGLVAAILFHALNGLRIVAVDFWAKGPRYQKQMLWTVLGIWIVLMVGALYPVLGHAVREVFGS; translated from the coding sequence GTGCCGGCTGGAACGCTGTACCGCGGCCGGGAAGGCATGTGGTCCTGGGTGGCTCATCGAGTCACCGGTGTCCTCATTTTCTTCTTCCTGTTCGTACACGTCCTGGACACCGCTCTCGTGCGTGTCTCCCCCGAGGCGTACGACGACGTCGTGGCCACCTACAAGACCCCGCTCGTCGCGCTGCTCGAGTACGGCCTGGTGGCCGCCATCCTGTTCCACGCGCTGAACGGTCTCCGCATCGTCGCCGTGGACTTCTGGGCCAAGGGCCCGCGCTACCAGAAGCAGATGCTCTGGACCGTCCTGGGTATCTGGATCGTGCTGATGGTCGGGGCCCTGTACCCCGTCCTCGGTCACGCCGTACGTGAAGTCTTCGGGAGCTGA
- a CDS encoding TetR family transcriptional regulator: MVKQEKNVADADGPEPADGDGAARKPKAPKSEQTRTLILETALRLFEERGYDRTTMRAIAQEAGVSVGNAYYYFSSKEHLVQGFYDRLAAEHEVAVQPVLAGDRDLAVRIRGVLLSWLDVAGQYHRFAAQFFKNAADPDSPLSPFSPDSAAAREAVISVHERCLSGSSTKSDPELAVLLPQLMWLMQMGLVLFWVYDRSEGTERSRRLVERTAPIAARAIALSRFRVLRPLVRQIHDVLVEFMPGAPSRGTQDTGSD; encoded by the coding sequence GTGGTGAAGCAAGAGAAGAACGTGGCGGACGCGGACGGTCCCGAGCCGGCCGACGGCGACGGGGCGGCCAGGAAGCCCAAGGCGCCGAAGAGCGAGCAGACCCGCACCCTGATCCTCGAGACCGCGCTCCGGCTCTTCGAGGAGCGCGGCTACGACCGGACGACGATGCGGGCCATCGCGCAGGAGGCAGGCGTCTCCGTCGGGAACGCCTACTACTACTTCTCCTCGAAGGAGCACCTGGTCCAGGGCTTCTACGACCGGCTCGCCGCCGAGCACGAGGTTGCGGTGCAGCCCGTTCTGGCCGGTGACAGGGATCTGGCCGTACGTATCCGGGGAGTGCTGCTCAGCTGGCTGGACGTGGCCGGGCAGTACCACCGCTTCGCCGCGCAGTTCTTCAAGAACGCCGCGGACCCGGACAGCCCGCTCTCCCCGTTCTCCCCGGATTCGGCCGCGGCCCGCGAGGCGGTCATCTCGGTGCACGAGCGCTGCCTGTCCGGCTCCTCGACCAAGTCCGACCCCGAACTGGCCGTGCTGCTGCCTCAGTTGATGTGGCTGATGCAGATGGGCCTGGTGCTGTTCTGGGTCTACGACCGGTCCGAGGGCACGGAACGCAGCCGCCGGCTCGTCGAGCGCACCGCGCCGATCGCCGCCCGGGCGATCGCGCTCTCCCGCTTCAGGGTCCTGCGACCGCTCGTGAGGCAGATCCACGACGTGCTGGTGGAGTTCATGCCCGGGGCGCCCTCACGCGGCACCCAGGACACCGGATCCGACTGA
- a CDS encoding L,D-transpeptidase family protein produces MRRGRTDRDTRRVRRAAVAAVGVVALAVLTAGCKVETVGAAEPTALPAEAPPRVTDDAEPGGGPASPSATPPPTPSRTPGARPSPQPSTLMSVGDRSERVRELQARLRQIGHFDRSPTGYYGSATVASVQSFQGKRGLSRTGRTDTVTWERLLAMTRKPTPKELDPPAAGPAAVKPDARCMEGRVLCISKNSRTLAWMIDGRVVSSMDVRFGSQYTPTREGTFSVYWKSRHHVSTLYDSPMPYAMFFSGGQAVHYSSDFAARGYNGASHGCVNVRDEGKIASLFAQVRNGDKVVIHW; encoded by the coding sequence ATGAGGCGTGGACGGACGGACAGGGACACGCGCAGAGTGCGCAGGGCTGCCGTGGCAGCGGTCGGCGTGGTCGCGCTCGCCGTCCTGACGGCGGGCTGCAAGGTCGAGACGGTGGGGGCTGCGGAGCCCACAGCCCTCCCGGCCGAGGCGCCGCCGCGCGTCACGGACGACGCCGAACCCGGCGGCGGACCGGCGAGCCCTTCGGCCACTCCCCCGCCCACCCCATCGCGGACACCCGGCGCACGGCCCTCTCCTCAGCCCAGCACTCTGATGTCCGTCGGCGACCGGAGCGAGCGCGTCCGGGAACTCCAGGCACGGTTGCGCCAGATCGGCCACTTCGACCGCAGCCCCACCGGCTACTACGGCTCCGCGACCGTCGCGTCCGTGCAGTCCTTCCAGGGCAAGCGGGGCCTGTCCCGCACGGGCAGGACCGACACCGTCACCTGGGAGCGGCTGCTCGCCATGACGCGGAAGCCGACGCCTAAGGAACTCGACCCGCCGGCCGCCGGTCCCGCGGCCGTGAAGCCCGACGCCCGCTGCATGGAGGGCCGGGTCCTGTGCATCAGCAAGAACAGCCGCACGCTGGCCTGGATGATCGACGGCAGGGTCGTCTCGTCGATGGACGTGCGGTTCGGCTCGCAGTACACGCCCACCCGTGAGGGCACCTTCTCGGTGTACTGGAAGTCCCGCCACCACGTGTCGACGCTCTACGACTCCCCGATGCCGTACGCCATGTTCTTCAGCGGCGGCCAGGCGGTGCACTACTCGTCGGATTTCGCGGCGCGCGGCTACAACGGTGCCTCGCACGGCTGTGTGAACGTGAGGGACGAGGGGAAGATCGCCTCGCTCTTCGCCCAGGTGCGGAACGGCGACAAGGTCGTCATCCACTGGTGA
- a CDS encoding RNA polymerase sigma factor → MLGDDAELTAAVLAAQDGDEDAFRTVYRAVHPRLLGYIRTLVGEPDAEDVASESWLQIARDLDRFSGDADRFRGWAARIARNRSLDHIRMRGRRPAIGGDESELAGEAAESDTAGEALESLATGRAMSLIAQLPQDQAEAVVLRVVIGLDAKSAAQTLGKRPGAVRTAAHRGLKRLAELVGADLGPEDEIPAAGAELGAVPAQRPGRQGAVAPAGVTHSRPWTQKDM, encoded by the coding sequence GTGCTGGGGGACGACGCGGAGCTGACCGCCGCGGTGCTCGCGGCACAGGACGGGGACGAGGACGCCTTCCGGACTGTGTACCGCGCCGTGCACCCGCGGCTGCTGGGCTACATACGGACGCTGGTCGGTGAACCGGACGCCGAGGACGTGGCGTCCGAGTCCTGGCTGCAGATAGCGCGTGACCTCGACCGGTTCAGCGGGGACGCCGACCGGTTCCGCGGCTGGGCGGCCCGGATAGCGCGGAACCGCTCGCTCGACCACATACGGATGCGGGGCAGGCGCCCGGCGATCGGCGGTGACGAGAGCGAACTGGCGGGAGAGGCCGCCGAGTCCGACACGGCGGGCGAGGCCCTGGAGTCGCTGGCCACCGGACGCGCGATGTCCCTCATCGCGCAGCTGCCCCAGGACCAGGCCGAGGCGGTCGTGCTCCGTGTCGTGATCGGCCTCGACGCGAAGAGCGCGGCACAGACCCTGGGCAAGCGGCCCGGCGCGGTGCGAACCGCGGCGCACCGCGGACTGAAGCGGCTGGCCGAGCTGGTCGGCGCCGACCTGGGCCCGGAGGACGAGATTCCGGCGGCGGGCGCGGAACTCGGCGCCGTACCCGCGCAGCGTCCCGGACGCCAGGGTGCGGTGGCGCCCGCCGGTGTGACGCATTCGCGTCCGTGGACGCAGAAGGACATGTGA
- a CDS encoding beta-N-acetylhexosaminidase, with the protein MSPSRAPLVAGAAVAVAAAVTLTVVVWPEDSGPGSRSGASASSRTSASPSPTRSYPLSTTPRTIPAVREHTAARGPGWKPEKGSAVVAADPELTDEAKLLAGELRIGYRGEKSARSGDVELALAASGKGDPESYTLKTADNRVTISGPGQAGVFYGTRTLKQSLNADSTVPEGVVRDTPDRPQRGLNLDIARKHYSADWIEDRLHEMGDLKLNQLGLHFSDDQAFRIESDTHPEVVSEEHLTKAEVRRIVKLARSLHITVVGEIDSPGHLGAVMRAHPDLQLRNTQGVAREGAIDISKAGSAKIVDDLLTEYAELFPGNWFHVGADEYQALTVSDPAASYPQLAAAAREKYGDDATVQDLTEGWLNDRAAVIRKADKIPKAWNDGFFSGGTVTADKGIEVEYWTGKEIGARPPQEYLAEGRKVINLNDEYLYYVLGQPNDFTYPTGKRIYEQWTPFVLRGTEPVAERYSKQILGGRFAVWGDFPNAQTQAQVAEGIRMPLNAVSQKLWDPREPKLTWTQFQELADETR; encoded by the coding sequence ATGTCGCCCTCACGCGCACCCCTGGTCGCAGGCGCCGCCGTCGCGGTGGCAGCCGCCGTCACCCTCACCGTCGTCGTCTGGCCCGAGGACTCCGGCCCCGGCTCCCGGAGCGGCGCGTCGGCCTCGTCCCGCACGTCAGCCTCACCGTCGCCCACCCGGAGCTACCCGCTCTCCACGACGCCGCGGACGATACCCGCGGTCCGCGAACACACCGCCGCACGCGGGCCCGGATGGAAACCGGAGAAGGGCAGCGCGGTCGTCGCGGCCGACCCCGAGCTCACCGACGAGGCGAAGCTGCTCGCCGGGGAGCTGAGGATCGGCTACCGGGGCGAGAAGTCCGCCAGGTCCGGTGACGTCGAGCTGGCGCTCGCCGCGTCGGGCAAGGGCGACCCGGAGTCGTACACCCTGAAGACCGCGGACAACAGGGTCACGATCAGCGGCCCCGGGCAGGCGGGCGTCTTCTACGGGACCCGCACCCTCAAGCAGTCGCTGAACGCCGACAGCACCGTGCCCGAGGGCGTGGTGCGTGACACGCCCGACCGGCCGCAGCGCGGGCTCAACCTCGACATCGCGCGCAAGCACTACAGCGCCGACTGGATCGAGGACAGGCTGCACGAGATGGGCGACCTCAAGCTCAACCAGCTCGGCCTCCACTTCTCCGACGACCAGGCCTTCCGGATCGAGTCGGACACGCATCCCGAGGTGGTCTCCGAGGAGCACCTCACCAAGGCCGAGGTCCGCCGCATCGTGAAGCTCGCCCGGAGCCTCCACATCACGGTCGTCGGTGAGATCGACTCCCCCGGACACCTGGGTGCCGTCATGCGCGCCCACCCCGACCTCCAGCTGCGCAACACGCAGGGGGTCGCCAGGGAGGGTGCCATCGACATCTCGAAGGCCGGCTCGGCGAAGATCGTCGACGACCTGCTGACCGAGTACGCCGAGCTGTTCCCCGGCAACTGGTTCCACGTCGGCGCGGACGAGTACCAGGCACTCACCGTGAGCGATCCCGCGGCCTCCTACCCGCAGCTGGCCGCGGCCGCACGGGAGAAGTACGGCGACGACGCCACCGTCCAGGACCTGACGGAGGGCTGGCTGAACGACCGCGCCGCCGTCATCCGCAAGGCCGACAAGATCCCCAAGGCCTGGAACGACGGCTTCTTCAGCGGCGGGACGGTCACCGCCGACAAGGGCATCGAGGTCGAGTACTGGACCGGCAAGGAGATCGGCGCCCGGCCGCCCCAGGAGTACCTCGCCGAGGGCCGCAAGGTGATCAACCTCAACGACGAGTACCTCTACTACGTGCTCGGCCAGCCCAACGACTTCACGTACCCGACCGGCAAGCGGATCTACGAGCAGTGGACCCCGTTCGTCCTGCGCGGTACCGAGCCGGTGGCCGAACGCTATTCGAAGCAGATCCTGGGAGGCCGGTTCGCGGTCTGGGGCGACTTCCCGAACGCGCAGACGCAGGCGCAGGTGGCGGAGGGGATCCGGATGCCGCTCAACGCGGTCTCCCAGAAGCTGTGGGACCCCCGGGAGCCGAAGCTGACCTGGACGCAGTTCCAGGAGCTCGCGGACGAGACCCGCTGA
- the leuE gene encoding leucine efflux protein LeuE, with the protein MLGVTDLPTYLAGLVLIILLPGPNSLYVLSVAARRGVRSGYVAAAGVWTGDTVLMTLSALGAASLLQTTPLLFAVVKYAGAGYLTWLAIGMMRAAASMWRERHQRAAELAEESAAPAAGVEHPYRRALVVSMVNPKAILFLISFFVQFVDPGYAYPALSFLLLGTLLQIGSFLYLSALIFGGTRLAAAFRRRKRLSAGATSAAGVLFLGFAAKLSLSGV; encoded by the coding sequence ATGCTGGGTGTCACCGATCTTCCGACCTATCTCGCCGGCCTGGTACTGATCATTCTTCTGCCGGGGCCGAACTCGCTGTACGTGCTCTCCGTCGCCGCCAGGCGCGGGGTGCGCAGTGGCTATGTGGCCGCTGCCGGGGTGTGGACCGGGGACACGGTCCTGATGACGCTGTCGGCGCTGGGCGCGGCTTCCCTGCTGCAGACGACGCCGCTGCTGTTCGCCGTCGTCAAGTACGCGGGCGCGGGCTATCTGACCTGGCTGGCGATCGGGATGATGCGGGCCGCAGCGTCCATGTGGCGTGAACGTCACCAGCGGGCCGCCGAGCTGGCGGAGGAGAGCGCCGCGCCGGCGGCGGGTGTGGAGCACCCCTACCGGCGGGCCCTCGTGGTGAGCATGGTCAACCCGAAGGCCATCCTGTTCCTGATCTCCTTCTTCGTGCAGTTCGTCGATCCCGGCTACGCCTATCCGGCGCTCTCCTTCCTGCTGCTGGGTACGCTGCTGCAGATCGGCAGCTTCCTCTATCTCTCGGCGCTCATATTCGGCGGCACCCGCCTCGCGGCCGCGTTCCGCCGCCGTAAGCGGCTGTCTGCGGGGGCCACTTCGGCGGCGGGTGTGCTCTTCCTCGGATTCGCGGCGAAGCTCTCGCTCAGCGGCGTGTGA
- a CDS encoding succinate dehydrogenase hydrophobic membrane anchor subunit, whose protein sequence is MSTETPSSAIGDVEGVSLYDVDNPAPVIEPPRKRTGKTPKGSRTNFEMYAWLFMRLSGIVLVVLVIGHLLIQLVLDGGVSKIGFAFVAGRWASPFWQIWDLAMLWLAMLHGANGLRTVINDYAERDNTRFWLKMLLYTATVFTVLLGTLVIFTFDPNIR, encoded by the coding sequence ATGTCCACCGAGACACCTTCTTCCGCGATCGGCGACGTCGAGGGCGTAAGCCTGTACGACGTCGACAACCCGGCCCCGGTGATCGAGCCCCCGCGCAAGCGCACGGGCAAGACCCCCAAGGGTTCGCGCACGAACTTCGAGATGTACGCCTGGCTCTTCATGCGCCTGTCGGGCATCGTGCTGGTCGTCCTCGTCATCGGTCACCTGCTGATCCAGCTGGTGCTCGACGGCGGCGTGTCCAAGATCGGCTTCGCGTTCGTCGCGGGCCGCTGGGCCTCGCCGTTCTGGCAGATCTGGGACCTGGCGATGCTGTGGCTCGCGATGCTGCACGGCGCCAACGGCCTCCGTACGGTCATCAACGACTACGCCGAACGGGACAACACCCGCTTCTGGCTGAAGATGCTCCTGTACACCGCCACGGTGTTCACCGTCCTGCTGGGCACGCTGGTGATCTTCACCTTCGACCCGAACATCCGCTAG
- a CDS encoding acyl-CoA mutase large subunit family protein, whose product MTRESESGLPIEPVYGPDALDGWRAEEKLGAPGAFPFTRGVHPTMYTGRPWTMRQYAGFGTATESNARYKQLIADGTAGLSVAFDLPTQMGHDSDAPIASGEVGKVGVAIDSIDDMRVLFGGIPLGEVSTSMTINAPASLLLLLYQLVAEEQGVPADRLTGTIQNDVLKEYIARGTYIFPPKPSLRLIADIFKYCKAEIPRWNTISISGYHMAEAGASPAQEIAFTLADGIEYVRTAVAAGMDVDDFAPRLSFFFVARTTILEEVAKFRAARRIWAKVMREEFGAENPKSLMLRFHTQTAGVQLTAQQPEVNLVRVAVQGLGAVLGGTQSLHTNSFDEAIALPTDKSARLALRTQQVLAYETDVTATVDPFAGSYVVEKMTDDVEAATLELMRKVEDMGGAVDAIERGFQKNEIERSAYRIAQETDSGDRVVVGVNRFRLDEEEPYEPLRVDPAIEAQQAARLAKLRAERDQAAVDSALAELKKAAEGTDNVLYPMKDALRARATVGEVCNALREVWGAYVPTDAF is encoded by the coding sequence ATGACGCGTGAATCCGAGTCGGGACTGCCCATCGAGCCGGTCTACGGGCCGGACGCGCTCGACGGCTGGCGGGCCGAGGAGAAGCTGGGCGCCCCGGGAGCCTTCCCCTTCACGCGTGGTGTCCACCCCACGATGTACACGGGCCGGCCGTGGACGATGCGGCAGTACGCGGGATTCGGCACCGCCACCGAGTCCAACGCCCGCTACAAGCAGCTGATCGCCGACGGGACGGCGGGCCTGTCCGTCGCGTTCGACCTGCCCACCCAGATGGGGCACGACTCGGACGCCCCCATCGCCTCCGGTGAGGTCGGCAAGGTCGGTGTTGCCATCGACTCGATCGACGACATGCGCGTCCTCTTCGGCGGCATCCCGCTGGGCGAGGTCTCCACCTCGATGACCATCAACGCCCCCGCCTCGCTCCTCCTCCTGCTCTACCAGCTGGTCGCCGAGGAGCAGGGCGTGCCGGCCGACAGGCTGACGGGCACGATCCAGAACGACGTTCTCAAGGAGTACATCGCCCGGGGCACCTACATCTTCCCGCCGAAGCCCTCGCTGCGGCTGATCGCCGACATCTTCAAGTACTGCAAGGCCGAGATCCCGAGGTGGAACACGATCTCGATCTCCGGCTACCACATGGCGGAGGCGGGTGCCTCGCCCGCGCAGGAGATCGCGTTCACCCTCGCCGACGGCATCGAGTACGTCCGTACGGCGGTCGCGGCCGGCATGGACGTGGACGACTTCGCGCCACGGCTCTCCTTCTTCTTCGTCGCCCGTACGACGATCCTGGAGGAGGTCGCCAAATTCCGTGCCGCACGCCGGATCTGGGCGAAGGTGATGCGGGAGGAGTTCGGCGCGGAGAACCCCAAGTCCCTGATGCTGCGCTTCCACACGCAGACAGCGGGCGTCCAGCTCACCGCCCAGCAGCCGGAGGTCAACCTGGTCCGGGTCGCCGTGCAGGGACTCGGCGCGGTCCTCGGCGGCACGCAGTCGCTCCACACCAACTCCTTCGACGAGGCCATCGCCCTGCCGACGGACAAGTCGGCCCGCCTCGCACTGCGCACCCAGCAGGTCCTGGCGTACGAGACGGACGTGACGGCCACGGTGGACCCCTTCGCGGGTTCGTACGTCGTCGAGAAGATGACCGACGACGTCGAGGCCGCGACCCTGGAGCTGATGCGCAAGGTCGAGGACATGGGCGGTGCGGTCGACGCCATCGAACGCGGCTTCCAGAAGAACGAGATCGAACGCAGCGCCTACCGCATCGCCCAGGAGACGGACAGCGGCGACCGTGTCGTCGTCGGCGTCAACCGCTTCCGCCTCGACGAGGAGGAGCCGTACGAGCCGCTCCGCGTCGACCCGGCGATCGAGGCCCAGCAGGCCGCCCGGCTGGCGAAGCTCCGCGCCGAACGCGACCAGGCGGCGGTGGACTCGGCGCTGGCGGAACTCAAGAAGGCGGCCGAGGGGACGGACAACGTGCTCTATCCGATGAAGGACGCGCTCAGGGCGCGGGCCACGGTGGGCGAGGTCTGCAACGCGCTGCGGGAGGTCTGGGGCGCGTACGTGCCGACGGACGCGTTCTGA
- the sdhA gene encoding succinate dehydrogenase flavoprotein subunit: MQIHKYDTVIVGAGGAGMRAAIESTKRSRTAVLTKLYPTRSHTGAAQGGMAAALANVEEDNWEWHTFDTIKGGDYLVDQDAAEILAKEAIDAVLDLEKMGLPFGRTPEGKIDQRRFGGHSRNHGEAPVRRACYSGDRTGHMILQTLYQNCVKEGVEFFNEFYVLDQLVVEENGVKKSAGVVAYELATGEIHVFQAKSVIYASGGTGKFFKVTSNAHTLTGDGQAACYRRGLPLEDMEFFQFHPTGIWRMGILLTEGARGEGGILRNKDGERFMEKYAPVMKDLASRDVVSRSIYTEIREGRGCGPEGDHVYLDLTHLPPEQLDAKLPDITEFARTYLGIEPYTDPIPIQPTAHYAMGGIPTNVEGEVLADNTTVVPGLYAAGEVACVSVHGANRLGTNSLLDINVFGRRSGIAAAEYSAKNDFVELPENPAQLVQEQVERLRNSTGTERVHALRTELQECMDANVMVFRTEQTIKTAVDKIAELRARYLDVSIQDKGRRFNTDLLEAIELGNLLDLAEVMATSALARKESRGGHYREDYPNRDDVNFMRHTMAYREVADDGTESIRLDYKPVVTTRYQPMERKY; the protein is encoded by the coding sequence ATGCAGATCCACAAGTACGACACCGTCATCGTCGGCGCCGGCGGCGCCGGCATGCGCGCGGCCATCGAGTCGACCAAGCGCAGCCGCACCGCCGTGCTGACGAAGCTCTACCCCACCCGCTCCCACACGGGCGCCGCGCAGGGCGGCATGGCCGCCGCGCTGGCCAACGTGGAGGAGGACAACTGGGAGTGGCACACCTTCGACACGATCAAGGGCGGCGACTACCTGGTCGACCAGGACGCCGCCGAGATCCTCGCGAAGGAGGCCATCGACGCCGTCCTCGACCTGGAGAAGATGGGCCTGCCGTTCGGCCGCACTCCCGAGGGCAAGATCGACCAGCGCCGCTTCGGCGGCCACTCCCGCAACCACGGTGAGGCCCCGGTCCGCCGCGCCTGCTACTCGGGCGACCGCACCGGCCACATGATCCTCCAGACGCTGTACCAGAACTGCGTCAAGGAGGGCGTGGAGTTCTTCAACGAGTTCTACGTCCTGGACCAGCTGGTCGTCGAGGAGAACGGCGTCAAGAAGTCCGCCGGCGTCGTCGCCTACGAGCTGGCCACCGGCGAGATCCACGTCTTCCAGGCGAAGTCGGTCATCTACGCCTCGGGCGGCACCGGCAAGTTCTTCAAGGTGACGTCGAACGCGCACACCCTGACCGGTGACGGCCAGGCCGCCTGCTACCGCCGGGGTCTGCCGCTGGAGGACATGGAGTTCTTCCAGTTCCACCCGACGGGCATCTGGCGCATGGGCATCCTGCTGACGGAGGGCGCCCGTGGTGAGGGCGGCATCCTCCGCAACAAGGACGGCGAGCGCTTCATGGAGAAGTACGCGCCGGTCATGAAGGACCTCGCATCCCGTGACGTCGTGTCCCGCTCCATCTACACGGAGATCCGTGAGGGCCGCGGCTGCGGTCCCGAGGGCGACCACGTCTACCTCGACCTCACCCACCTCCCGCCGGAGCAGCTGGACGCGAAGCTCCCGGACATCACCGAGTTCGCGCGCACGTACCTCGGCATCGAGCCCTACACGGACCCGATCCCGATCCAGCCGACCGCGCACTACGCCATGGGCGGCATTCCGACCAACGTCGAGGGCGAGGTGCTGGCCGACAACACCACCGTCGTGCCGGGCCTGTACGCCGCCGGCGAGGTCGCCTGTGTCTCCGTGCACGGCGCCAACCGTCTGGGCACCAACTCGCTGCTCGACATCAACGTCTTCGGACGCCGCTCGGGCATCGCCGCCGCCGAGTACTCCGCGAAGAACGACTTCGTCGAGCTTCCCGAGAACCCGGCGCAGCTGGTCCAGGAGCAGGTCGAGCGGCTGCGCAACTCGACCGGCACCGAGCGGGTGCACGCCCTCCGCACGGAGCTGCAGGAGTGCATGGACGCCAACGTGATGGTGTTCCGCACCGAGCAGACCATCAAGACGGCGGTCGACAAGATCGCCGAGCTGCGGGCGCGCTACCTCGACGTGTCCATCCAGGACAAGGGCAGGCGGTTCAACACCGACCTGCTGGAGGCCATCGAGCTGGGCAACCTGCTCGACCTGGCCGAGGTCATGGCGACCTCCGCGCTGGCCCGCAAGGAGTCCCGCGGCGGCCACTACCGCGAGGACTACCCGAACCGCGACGACGTCAACTTCATGCGCCACACCATGGCGTACCGCGAGGTCGCCGACGACGGCACCGAGTCGATCCGGCTCGACTACAAGCCGGTCGTCACGACCCGCTACCAGCCGATGGAGCGTAAGTACTGA
- a CDS encoding succinate dehydrogenase iron-sulfur subunit, translating to MATPTLEKTDKAEAGFADTPYITATFRIRRFNPEVSDEVQWQDFQISIDPKERVLDALHKIKWEQDGTLTFRRSCAHGICGSDAMRINGKNRLACKTLIKDINPEKPITVEAIKGLTVLKDLVVDMDPFFQAYRDVMPFLVTKGNEPTRERLQSPEDRERFDDTTKCILCAACTSSCPVFWNDGQYFGPAAIVNAHRFIFDSRDEAGEQRLEILNDRDGVWRCRTTFNCTDACPRGIEVTKAIQEVKRALITRRF from the coding sequence ATGGCTACCCCGACCCTGGAAAAGACCGACAAGGCCGAGGCGGGCTTCGCCGACACCCCGTACATCACGGCCACGTTCCGGATCCGCCGCTTCAACCCCGAGGTCTCCGACGAGGTCCAGTGGCAGGACTTCCAGATCTCGATCGACCCGAAGGAGCGTGTGCTCGACGCCCTTCACAAGATCAAGTGGGAGCAGGACGGCACGCTGACCTTCCGCCGCTCCTGCGCGCACGGCATCTGCGGCTCCGACGCGATGCGGATCAACGGCAAGAACAGGCTCGCCTGCAAGACGCTGATCAAGGACATCAACCCGGAGAAGCCGATCACGGTCGAGGCCATCAAGGGCCTCACGGTCCTCAAGGACCTCGTGGTCGACATGGACCCGTTCTTCCAGGCCTACCGCGACGTCATGCCCTTCCTGGTCACCAAGGGCAACGAGCCGACGCGTGAGCGTCTGCAGTCCCCCGAGGACCGCGAGCGCTTCGACGACACCACCAAGTGCATCCTGTGCGCCGCGTGCACGTCCTCGTGCCCGGTGTTCTGGAACGACGGCCAGTACTTCGGCCCGGCGGCCATCGTCAACGCGCACCGCTTCATCTTCGACTCGCGTGACGAGGCGGGCGAGCAGCGCCTGGAGATCCTCAACGACCGTGACGGTGTGTGGCGTTGCCGGACGACGTTCAACTGCACGGACGCCTGCCCGCGTGGCATCGAGGTCACCAAGGCGATCCAGGAAGTGAAGCGCGCGCTGATCACCCGCCGCTTCTGA
- a CDS encoding 2-oxo-4-hydroxy-4-carboxy-5-ureidoimidazoline decarboxylase has product MEAPVPDPVSVSTRPSAHSSGLGRFNDWRRDLAEEALLECCGSSRWAQRLAAHRPYPDLDTLLAASDEAGYDLAPADISEALASESAPCLHHDAPRAAHLALRAAHAAYESRFGHVFVICLDGLHPSQHVDQVLATIRTRLTHEPDEERALTAEEMRRLARGRIIELVTEAGRAPGPFPPVAYDPR; this is encoded by the coding sequence ATGGAGGCCCCCGTTCCGGATCCAGTGTCCGTGAGTACGCGCCCGAGTGCCCACTCGAGCGGTCTCGGCCGCTTCAACGACTGGCGGCGGGACCTTGCCGAAGAGGCCCTGCTGGAGTGCTGCGGCAGCTCCCGCTGGGCGCAGCGACTGGCCGCCCACCGCCCCTACCCCGATCTGGACACGCTGCTCGCCGCGTCCGACGAGGCGGGTTACGACCTCGCGCCCGCCGACATCTCCGAGGCGCTCGCGTCGGAGAGCGCCCCCTGCCTGCACCATGACGCACCCCGCGCGGCCCACCTGGCGCTGCGCGCCGCGCACGCCGCGTACGAGAGCCGGTTCGGCCATGTCTTCGTGATCTGCCTCGACGGCCTGCACCCCTCCCAGCACGTCGACCAGGTGCTGGCCACCATCCGGACCCGGCTGACGCACGAACCCGACGAGGAGCGCGCCCTGACCGCGGAGGAGATGCGACGACTCGCCCGGGGTCGCATCATCGAGCTGGTGACGGAGGCGGGCCGGGCGCCAGGCCCGTTCCCCCCGGTGGCATATGACCCCCGGTAG